Part of the Anopheles coluzzii chromosome 3, AcolN3, whole genome shotgun sequence genome is shown below.
GCAAGAATTAGAAACATAGAAACGAGCGCGAGTGCAATTTTTAGTAAGAATTCAACGATGGAACAGCCGATCGAACCCGATGTAGAGGTTACCTTTACAATGCCTAGCTTTAATTTATCCACCGATCCGACGGCCGAAGCGGATGCAAAGCAACCACAACCAACATCGATTCCTGCAACGACAAACGCAACGATTCCAGCAACCGGTGGTGGCAACGCAAATGTCGCAGTACCTGCCACTCCAAAGCGAAGAGGCAGCGCAGTGAAAGAGCACACATCCGATTCTAAATTACAGAAACTAGAAGAGAAGGCCACCAAGGCTCAGGAGGCCTATGAGAAGGAAGAGAAGCTGCGCAAGGAGCTGGAGGCCCTCAACAGCAAGCTGCTGGCTGAGAAGACCGCTCTCTTGGACTCGCTGTCCGGTGAGAAGGGTGCCCTCCAGGAATACCAGGAGAAGGCCGCCAAGCTGACCGCCCAGAAGAACGACCTGGAGAACCAGCTGCGCGTAAGTATCCCGTGTTATGGTGGAAGTGCTTACAACTATAGGGCGATCTTTGCAAAGATCGTCTTTGTGTCGTTCGCCCGCCCGCCAGCGGATGCTGCGTTTGCTCACTATACTTACTATTACTGTGTTGTTTCGTGCGCGGTTCTATCGTTCTACAGGACACCCAGGAGCGCCTGGCCCAGGAAGAGGATGCCCGCAACCAGCTCTTCCAGACCAAGAAGAAGTTGGAGCAGGAAATCGGCAGCCAGAAGAAGGATGCTGAGGACCTGGAACTGCAGATCCAGAAGATTGAGCAGGACAAGGCCTCGAAGGATCACCAGATCCGCAACTTGAATGATGAGATCGCCCACCAGGATGAGCTCATCAACAAGCTGAACAAGGAGAAGAAGATGCAGGGTGAGGTCAACCAGAAGACCGCCGAAGAGCTGCAGGCCGCCGAAGACAAGGTGAACCACCTGAACAAGGTGAAGGCCAAGCTGGAGCAGACTCTGGATGAGCTGGAGGACTCGCTTGAGCGCGAGAAGAAGCTGCGCGGTGACGTCGAGAAGGCTAAGCGCAAGGTTGAGGGTGACCTCAAGCTGACCCAGGAGGCTGTTGCCGATCTGGAGCGCAACAAGAAGGAGCTGGAGCAGACCGTCCTGCGCAAGGATAAGGAGATCTCCGCCCTGTCTGCCAAGCTGGAAGACGAGCAGTCGCTGGTTGgcaagctgcagaagcagatCAAGGAACTGCAGGCTCGCATTGAGGAGCTCGAGGAGGAAGTCGAGGCCGAGCGTCAGGCCCGCGCCAAGGCTGAGAAGCAGCGTGCTGATCTGGCCCGCGAGCTCGAGGAGCTGGGCGAGCGTCTGGAGGAGGCTGGCGGTGCCACCTCGGCCCAGATTGAGCTGAACAAGAAGCGTGAGGCTGAGCTGGCTAAGCTGCGCCGCGATCTGGAGGAAGCCAACATCCAGCATGAGGGCACTCTGGCTAACCTGCGCAAGAAGCACAACGATGCCGTCGCTGAGATGGCCGAGCAGGTCGATCAGCTGAACAAACTGAAGACCAAGTGAGTATCGCGTAATGCCCCATCCTTCATAGGGTCTTGTGGGGCCCTGTTTACCTTTCTTTCGCAGGTCTGGTTGCAAGTGCCCTAACGACGCCACAAAGGGATTGCTGTTTGGTTGGAATGCGCGAAACGGTTGATCTAAACTGCatatttctttctcttttctttctcgCAATCTATATCTGCTCttgccaaacaaacaaaaaatctcttGCTTCTCGTACGCTCGTGGGGTGATATTTGCGGgaaatatgaaaacaaaacgcaataCTAACCAGGGCTGAACATGACCGCGCTAACATGTACAATGAGCTGAACAACACTCGTACTGCCTGCGATCAGCTGTCCCGCGAAAAGGTAACGTATCGGACACAGCCATGGAAAGGCATCTGCTCTTTCATACCACCGACGACCGCGTGCCCATGGGTGTACAACATGAATTACACTACAacaagggaaaacaaaaagccgAAGGAATCGACTAGCTTTCCTTTTCACCTCCTTCCCTATATTACATATCCAACCAAAGCAAAATTCAACCAACGAAGCAATTGAACCGATCCACAAACAGAGTACCAGACACGGACAGCAACACAACGGCAACAGAAGTGGCGATTGTGGCACATAACATAGAATGTGCTAAAGATGATCTTCATCTGCCTAGCAAACGTTGACAATTTCTATCAAAATCGAATATGTTTCATTTACAAACGAATGGTCCAACACAGAAATCATATATTCTCTTTCTGTTCACAATACTTATTCTCCTCAGAGCTGAGAAAGAGCGTACTCAATACTTTGCTGAGTTGAACGATGCCCGCATCGGTTGCGATCAGCTTTCCAATGAAAAGGTATACAGAGGCCATTAGCAATATTCAGCGTTCTTGTGCTCTTTCCGCTGCTGAATACTACTGATCTTACTAAAGAGTTGAATTTCATAGCTCTCTAAAACTTTCTACCAGAATCATTTTTAACCGTTTTGCTTCTTAAAATCTATAAGCAATTTACTACAACCCAATGCGCAGGCTAAAACACTACTGCAAACGATGTCTTTATTGACTTGCCGAATTACGCTGTAAATATATTTCGCCTTCTTTTCGAATGTATCGCCGTAAGCTCTACTCTGAGTAATCTTCTAAATTGAAATATTGGCTGCCTCTTCAACAATTTACTCTACTGCCAAATTCATTCATactaacacacatacacacaaacattcacTTTCTATCATTACTACTGTGTATATGACAAATTCCATTTCTACTTCAGTAAATTTACACACTTATATTTCCTTTAAAATTTCACTAGCCATACCAATTCACATAACCATCTTGTTGATACACTCACTCGGCTATACGCATCCTCTGTACAGAGCCAGATGTTTGACTACTGCGTACAGCGCAGCATGTGCCACTTGCTAACCCGTTTCTTTGATCGTGATGTACACAGGCCGCCCAGGAGAAGATCGccaagcagctgcagcacacTCTGAACGAAGTACAAAGCAAGTTGGACGAAACCAACCGCACTCTGAACGATTTCGATGCCTCCAAGAAGAAGCTGTCGATCGAGAACTCCGATCTGCTGCGCCAGCTGGAGGACGCCGAGTCGCAGGTGTCGCAGCTGAGCAAGATCAAGATCTCGCTCACTCAGCAGCTCGAGGATACCAAGCGTCTTGCCGACGAGGAGGCTCGCGAGCGCGCCACCCTGCTGGGCAAGTTCCGCAACCTGGAGCACGACCTGGACAACCTGCGCGAGCAGGTTGAGGAGGAGGCTGAGGGCAAGGGAGACATCCAGCGCCAGCTCAGCAAGGCCAACGCTGAGGCTCAGCTGTGGCGCAGCAAGTACGAGTCGGAGGGCGTTGCCCGTGCCGAGGAGCTCGAGGAGGCCAAGCGTAAGCTGCAGGCCCGCCTTGCCGAGGCTGAGGAGACCATCGAGTCGCTGAACCAGAAGTGCATTGCACTGGAGAAGACCAAGCAGCGCCTGGCCACCGAGGTCGAGGATCTGCAGCTCGAGGTTGACCGTGCCTCGTCGATTGCCAACGCTGctgagaagaagcagaaggcGTTCGACAAGATCATTGGAGAATGGAAGCTGAAGGTCGACGATCTGGCCGCCGAGCTGGATGCCTCGCAGAAGGAGTGCCGCAACTACTCGACCGAGCTGTTCCGTCTGAAGGGTGCCTACGAGGAGGGCCAGGAGCAGCTTGAAGCCGTCCGCCGTGAGAACAAGAACTTGGCCGATGAGGTCAAGGATCTGCTGGACCAGATCGGTGAGGGTGGCCGCAACATCCACGAGATCGAGAAGTCGCGCAAGCGCCTGGAGGCCGAGAAGGACGAGCTGCAGGCCGCCCTCGAGGAGGCTGAAGCCGCCCTGGAGCAGGAGGAGAACAAGGTTCTGCGTGCTCAGCTTGAACTGTCTCAGGTCCGTCAAGAAATTGACCGCCGCATCCAGGAGAAGGAAGAAGAGTTCGAGAACACTCGCAAGAACCACCAGCGCGCCCTGGACTCGATGCAGGCTTCCCTGGAGGCCGAAGCCAAGGGCAAGGCCGAGGCTCTGCGTATGAAGAAGAAGCTGGAAGCCGACATCAACGAGCTGGAGATTGCTCTGGATCACGCCAACAAGGtaagcaaacgaacgaacagcATCCCCATCCGGTGCCAGCAGCACCATCTGAAACAAAACTAACCCGATAATCCACTCGTTTCATACGCAGGCTAACGCTGAGGCCCAGAAGAACATCAAGcgctaccagcagcagctgaaggaCGTCCAGAGCGCCCTGGAGGAGGAACAGCGCGCCCGCGACGATGCCCGCGAGCAGCTGGGTATCTCGGAGCGCCGTGCCAACGCTCTCCAGAACGAACTGGAGGAGTCGCGCACCCTGTTGGAGCAGGCCGACCGTGGCCGTCGCCAGGCCGAGCAGGAGCTCAGCGATGCTCACGAGCAGCTGAACGAAGTGTCCGCCCAGAACGCTTCGATCGCCGCCGCCAAGAGGAAGCTCGAGTCTGAGCTGCAGACCCTGCACTCCGACCTGGATGAGCTGCTGAACGAGGCCAAGAACTCCGAGGAGAAGGCCAAGAAGGCTATGGTTGATGCCGCTCGTCTGGCTGATGAGCTGCGCGCCGAGCAGGACCATGCCCAGACCCAGGAGAAGCTGCGCAAGGCGCTTGAGCAGCAGATCAAGGAGCTGCAGGTCCGCCTGGATGAGGCCGAATCGAACGCCCTGAAGGGAGGCAAGAAGGCTATCCAGAAGCTGGAGCAGCGCGTCCGCGAGCTCGAGTCGGAGCTGGACAGCGAACAGAGACGACATGCCGATGCCCAGAAGAACCTGCGCAAGTCGGAGCGTCGCATCAAGGAGCTGACCTTCCAGTCGGAGGAAGACCGCAAGAACCACGAGCGCATGCAGGATCTGGTTGACAAGCTGCAGCAGAAGATCAAGACTTACAAGAGGCAGATTGAGGAAGCCGAGGAGATCGCCGCCCTCAACTTGGCCAAGTTCCGTAAGGCCCAGCAGGAGCTGGAGGAAGCCGAGGAGCGTGCCGACATTGCCGAACAAGCTGCCACCAAATTCCGCACCAAGGGAGGACGTGCCGGTTCCGTACAGCGTGGTGCTAGCCCAGCAGTAAGTACCATGTAAACAAGGGCTGGTCCCAGCCCCCTCTCGCCTCAGTCAGCATGCCATCAACCTTTTTCGCAGTGCTTTTCAACCCAATGTTCTATCTGAGTACTTTTGAATCATCCACGCCATTTTTAACCGCTCGTGCTGCACAGGCAGCCGAGCGCGCAACGCGAACCCTTTGCtagaggaaaaaagaaaagaaaggttAGCCATCTGAATTCACTCATTTGCGCGGTTTGGCCAATTTTTATTACTAGTGGGCACCAGAGAGGGGCCATTCAGAATAAAGTCGAGTCGCGAATTTGTTAAGAAacgaaatagaaaataattgaGCGGATTACGGCTTCGTGCAGAGGATCCGACCTAGCTTAGCTTCTCTCTCCTCAGCTGAACCCTTAAGAAGATaaagaaaacagaacaaaaaacagaaacaacagcaacatcagcgTAAAATCCTTTCACACCTCGGTGAAAAACTTTATTCGAGAAGAATAAAATCGAATGATGCGAATGATATAATGATAACTTAGCTGCAATTTTCATCACCCTAGTTCGCTTTCCGTTGTGGGTTTTCTacagttttgtttgctacATAGCTATATCATCTCAACCGCAACGAATCTTTTCTTACTACTTACCCACTCTTTTGTatcttgtttatttattttttttatatctacCTTTGTATTTGCTATCGAATCtaccttttgtttttgttttatatccTACTGTTACCGCGAAGATGCTTCTCTCTTCATCCATTAAACCGAATGCAATCAGAATTACCAAATACAGTTGTACTGGAAGTCTGctaaaacgaaacgaaaccaataattcttcctttctttgtaTCAATCCAGCCGTCGGTGGTCAGAGCGTAAAGCGTGTCCGCTGACTCCCAAGCAGTTGTGTTTGATTGAGAGTATGTGTATGCGAACCGTTTTTACGACCAAAGAAATCCCAAAAGAATCCCGAAGCCTTCCTAGCAACCCCCCTCTCTACTGATACGATTGCGATTATTCCTTCGactcttcgtcttcttctgcCTTCACTTCTAcgtcttattcttcttctcgcCACCGAGCTGCAACTGCACTTCTGCAAAGAGCAAACTTTATGATacgactgtgtgtgtatgtgtgtatccAAAACGAAACTAGAACCCAAAATCCCACCATTGCAAAGTATCCGCCACCTACCATAGCGTTCGGCTTGATCAGGCCAACCAGTAAGTGCTCTTTAGCTCTCCGCAAGCCACCGATAATGGGGTTTTGCATGAGcaagtttattattttctgtttctttttttgtgttacaaTAACATATTTACCAAACATTTCCAATTGTTTCAATTGTTCCCCGTTATTGTACCCTATTTCCGTACCTACTCCAACAATCTGTAAAGGATGTCTTATACTCCTTCTCTCTCTgtattcctttttgtttctgctAATCTACTGATATTTTACCAAAACGACTAAATGTCTCCAACCAATGAAGCACCCATTAACCGAGAGCATTGTGTAGTATTATTAGCCTCATTGTCTCATTAGTGTACTATTTGTAATCGACCCGATTTAATCACATCACACCGAACAGCCCTGTACAACTCGATCATCCGCCAAACGAGCCCCTCTCATCTCACGATCGAACATACGAACGAACCCTTGAACAAGCTGGCGATGCGCAATGGGAGTTCCACCTCATTTTACTACCTACCTTTCTTCAGAAATCAGAATCGTCAATTTCTTTCACTCGATAGCACACATTatgcacagtgtgtaaaccaTTTGAGCATGGTTTCATTTCTCATGCATTTCTGGGAAGCTGTTCCCTTGGAACGACGCACAGCCATCTCATGGCATACTCACATCACATTTCATTcggtgagagtgtgtgtgtgcaatgtgttgtttttaccATTTTCTCTAACTGTCAGCTGTCGTAGAAGTTTCTTATCCCCCCATTAGCTGCCGGTGCAAAAGCCGGCTCCAAGCTACCCTACCCCCGCCACTCACTTCCTTCGCACAGCTTACCAAAAGCAATACTGACTCTGGGGTACGACCCCTGCcgtttctcttctctttttgcAGCCCCAGAGACAGCCGTCTGCCATGCCTGCTCTTGCAGGACTGAACCTTCCCACATTCGACGATCACGGTTTCTAAATTCGTTCAGCACACAACACCAACCCCCAAACAGCAACAGAACAACAGCGCAGTACACCACCTTCAGCAGCACAGGGAGTCACACCATCCAACCCTGTGTGCATCTGTTAACACTTTAGTGTCGTAACCCCGCACCAGCAAAACAAGTGTCCGCTAATCCTTTCTGTGAGTCGAGGTGTGTCCGTTCTAATGATCAGCTCCTTCTCCACGCATATCAACCCGGGGCAGCGGCACAGCGCACAAATTCGCCCTTCCCGTCAGTGACCCGCCGCCGGAAGTCGTTCGAAGCCGTTAACTATCGAAtacaaaacatgaaaaaagaGACACGTAACAACATCAACATAAAATGTACCGCGCCGGTACACAGGGAGCTAAGGAATGGGGCACGAaacatcaccagcagcaacatcgGTGCCGCGTTCGGTAAGCCAGAAAAGTAGGTAGCGGATGGAGAACGGAAAGTACTTTCGGACCACCTGTCATCCACCCGCGTCCGGACAGAggaaggaaaagggaaaagaatcAAATCTTACAGCAGCGTCGCAAATGGAAAGCTaactaaaaaaagaaaaaagagacacacaacacacgagcACGAGCAAAAAATACAAAGTTTAGGACATCTACTATCAATGGAAACACGTACGTTTGATTGGACAAACGGTTTTACGTTAAAGCTAATACGTCAGCCCTTTAAACTAGAACGCTAAAACagatttgttcttttttggcaCTTTCCCCTTCCTTCTTGGCTGTTGCTTTCCGCTTTTCTGCACCTGCACCTACTTTTCACCCCGGCACCCGGACGCATTCCTGACCCCATTGCCGGCGCGCCATCGAAATCGACAACCGAAATTCATCTCCATCACGAATCAGTGCGGTTACGGCCGCGGTTCGGTGAAATGAAGCGCCGGGCTGCACGCCCGTGTTCGAAGTGTGTCGGTCGGAAGACGATCTATTGAAACGAATGCGATCACCCTGAAAATCAACAGCGACCACGTGAGGCCCACATGAAGAAAAGCCAACAGCGACACGTGGAGTTCCCTGAACCCTCCAtatgcaaaagaagaaaacacaaaagcaTAAAGAGCGAAAATCAATCCCACtcggaagaagatgaagaacaaaaacaaaaagaaaacattcacgctaagcaaaagcaacaacaacaacggctttgcacaattgaattgaaaaacaaTCCGTTTTATATATCCGCTGTACTGCGAGTTGGTGACGACGAAGGTGGTGTGGGACATTTGAACCAAAGAGATCGATACTAAGAAGAACCCAAGGAAAACcatgaaaaactaaacaaacggAATACTTAGACATTAATGAACATCAAAACAGAAATGATAATGATTTGCAAATAGTGTTTATACAGAGTTTTTACTTCAAACCTATCCCATATTTGCTTTTGTACACCACCAACCAACGTTCAGTTTTAAATTATCCGTCGAACAAAGTTTCATTTACTATCTCCAGTTCCCTTTTCCCCAATTGCCACAGACACAACAGTCAACTCCACCCTTCGTTCTTCGAGTATGGTTTTGTacgttgtttaattttttgtatcCGTGGCAAACAGTTTTCGctctgaatgttttttttaattatattttttataacaaaagtaatacaaaatgtatttatttttataatttaaaaagatGAGAGAAGGTAATAATAACGAAATAAGATACTTCTATTCGAAAATGAATGCAACTGTGTGATTGGTTTCGGGTTCGGGAGCGATCGGGGAAAatctgggggggggggggggtgggggggtgtTTAACCATGATATCACAAGCACTTATTAGCATTATGTTGTGGAAAGAAACATTATAAAGGCTGCAGTAAATAGACGAAGCTTAATAAAAGCAACAAGGGTTAGAATATGATCGAAGCTGCAACTTTTTCGCCATATTTTTCACGCGCGCGCTCCATCCTTCGTAGGTTGAGTGTACCAAGTGCTGCTTACACGTTGGGAAATCAGCAACATTAAGATTACGATAATGTGAGGCGCGATCACTTACTCGTTTGACGCGCAAGCTTCTACAAAGTTGGGTGACATCGATTCCCAACCAGACCGACGTTCAGTTACAAAGAATGGCTATCCGGTTATGAAATAGTAGTAAGTGTTCCTGTGTAGAGAAGTATAACCACACATATCGTAACGccatagaagaaaaagaatgtCAAGatcaatgttttatttgtgtatAATTATACACATACTTATCTTAGgatattgtttaatttttgaattgtttgtttCTCGTTCTTTAGATAACAGTGATCCGTGTGAACGTTTCTAAAAAGTTGAATGCTTACAGGAGTTTCATCCCTGATTCATCCCGATAACAATGAGCAGTTTAGGCAGGAGAATGATAGATcggagcgagagcgagagcgactCGAGAGCATTAGATAAACGAAAGTGAGCGAAGACGGGCGTTTATTGGAAATGAACGAATAAAGTACcgttatattattattcttattattattcttattcttattattagtattattattatagttattattattattattattattattattattattattattattatgatgatgattattattattattattattattattattattattattattttattattattattattattattttattattattattattattattattattattattattattattattattattattattattattattattattattattattattattataattattattattattattattattattattattattattattattattattcttgttattattattattattattattattattattattattattattattattattattattattattattattattattattattattattattattattattattattattattattattattattattattattattattattattattattattattattattattattattattattattattattattattgttattattattattattattattattattcttgttattattattattattattattattattattattattattattattattattattattattattattattattattattattattattattattattattattattattattattattattattattattattattattattattattattattattattattattattattattattattattattattattattattattattgttattattattattattattattattattattattattattattattattattattattattattattattattattattattattactattattattattattattattattattattattattattattattattattattattattattatcgcAGCTGATGGATCTGAGAAACACAAAGTGCCTGAATGCCAATGATACCTACCCCTCCTATTTTTCGTGGCAGGGTTACTCTCTCGACGGATGCTTTTAGGTGACGCGagagattattattattattatcaatattattactattattaacATTTTACTGAAGTTTTTTGAGCTGAAGATTCAGTAATCCTTGCAGTAAAAGAAATGTTAACTGAATCATTCGGTAATGTTCGGGGCTCTCCAAAATGACTGCTCGTTTACTAAAATTACAATAAAGCCTTTCGcatattactgatttttcagtagtTGGTAGCTATTAAAAAGCGATGGAATATTGCTTTAAAATTAAGTTTTTATTAATGCAAAGATATTGCCAGTCCCTCAGTTCATATTCATCAATGTTTTACGTTATTTGatacagtttttatactgttTTTTGCCATAACATTTGATGATGGCTCAGTAATCGCTCACAGACATCACGAAATTTTAGCAACCACAGTTAATTGTGGCAAAGATGTTAAACACCAACACGACCGCAAATACTTTAAAATTAGTTCTGCAAGTCGAAATATCACCTTATTTTTATCGGGATGACTGTAACCATCTAccaaattaaattttgatcATCATGCGCAAGAGGACACCGCGTTACTTTGTTTTGATGTCGATTTGACATAatgaattgctgcattttcagtaatttgttttgttgatattCAGTGAAACGACCAATTTGACACtgattttactgattttcagttaaattttcattactgaaatgcattcagtaAATTGTGTTACTGCAAATAagtaaaaacatgacattTTTGCTGAAAAccagtaaaatattctattactgTATcgtttcagcaaaaaaaaactttgctgaagcaggatgagaaaatttgccGTGTAAGAATGGGAAtggatttatgaaaaaaattgtGCGTTAAAAGGGATATTTAAAGAGCTTTACAGACAATACTTTcaacataataaaataatgaacatGTTCAATTATACATTTACTAATTTATATTGGTTTCTTTTAATTGATCAAcagtgaaatgtttcattgtAAGTTATCACTTTATTTTACACTCTTCAATGGGATATTCTAGTCACCCGTATTTCCCGTAGCAAATAATAAGCAGCAAAATTAATAAAGTCGTTTTGGGACTAAAAACATTACAGCTATGAATCATTCCGCATATGCATAGTTTACGACCTTTCCTTTGGTGTAACCCAAGTTAATAGTATAATGATGAAGCAATGCGCATTCTTATTCCTCTCTGCATTGTTTGCTGTCTCTTTTAAAAACAACTTTGCTGTTCATTCAAAAGCTGTTTCAATGCACAGTAGTACAGTAACGCTTTACGATCGCTGGGTTCAGCACTATATACTATGCACGCTGATCATGTTTAGTCTTTCCCCTATTAGCCATCATTTCTGGCTGATATTGTTTGGGCTGCACACGAGCTAGTTGTAAATTTTGTGCAATATACTGCGAAAACCACGAACTGAGCCGTTTGCCCGCACCAAACTCTTCACACGTAGCCAGAAACACATCATTCAGCTGTGGCAAGATCGCATGATCGAGTGTCGGAAAGAGATGATGCAAATAGTGATCACCGAAGGTGGTTAACACTTTCAACAACGATCCCTCCACACCTCTTCGCTCTACAATTGTGGCCATCTGGTAAAgtccaaaatccatgtcattactaccgaaaagaaaagaaagagataatAGGTTTAATATGATTCGATAGTGAAATTAACATAGAAATCTGTGTAGGAAAACGTACGGAAATAAATCACCGGAATGCAGTGCTTTCGGATGATGATGGCCAGCGCTCAGTCCAATAAGCCCAAAGAAGAAGCTGGCCATCAACACCACAAACAGCCACAGTTGGAAAATTACACCGATGCGTTCCGGATTGGTAGCGTACATAAAGGCGGGCAGCAGGAAAGGAATTAGATCGTCCAGATGAAACCGGTTCTTCCCTTGGCTGAAGCTATCCATCAACCGCTTGAGGTACTCGCTCAGAAAGATCGAGCCGTATATAAACGGCCCATAGAACCAGGAACCGTACCGCTGGAAGCTGTTCTTAAGATCCGCCCACGGTAGATAGCACAGGAAGGGCTCGAACGACGAAATTTCCATATCGAGCACTGAATTCGGGAACAGGTGGTGAGAAATGGCGTGCGATACACGCCACTCCCTGAAAGAGTTCAAAACAACGAGAGATACAGTAAAAATAACTATATAACACAATTTTACCTGACGCACAACTTACCGATAGCTAAGAAACGCAATGTTAAACGCGTACATGCGCCAGTTATCTCGCTGGTGTAGAAAATTGTGCGCCGCAATTACGGTTGCGTTTACGCAGATGGCACAAACTATTCCAATGGCGAAACTTTCTAGCCTGACGGCTAGGTAGGCGGTCAGCATCACGCACACTATCAGTCCATCCACTATCTGGCGCGAGCGTTCCTTTGGCGCGGGATTCACGCGGCCCAACTGTTCCCTGATACGCTGCTTGAGGGTTCGATAGAATCCATGCTCGTGAAACGTTAGCCTACAGTTGCGTGGTTG
Proteins encoded:
- the LOC120956573 gene encoding cytochrome b5-related protein-like isoform X4, with protein sequence MAESFEGKSSHISANQAAVPSYATDITHRYPTFRDEPFKTVHNWLDGKRYDDGAEGLWRINDDLYDLEDFAHTYPGGTEWIQLTKGTDITEAFETHHISRRAELMLPKFYVRRATQPRNCRLTFHEHGFYRTLKQRIREQLGRVNPAPKERSRQIVDGLIVCVMLTAYLAVRLESFAIGIVCAICVNATVIAAHNFLHQRDNWRMYAFNIAFLSYREWRVSHAISHHLFPNSVLDMEISSFEPFLCYLPWADLKNSFQRYGSWFYGPFIYGSIFLSEYLKRLMDSFSQGKNRFHLDDLIPFLLPAFMYATNPERIGVIFQLWLFVVLMASFFFGLIGLSAGHHHPKALHSGDLFPNDMDFGLYQMATIVERRGVEGSLLKVLTTFGDHYLHHLFPTLDHAILPQLNDVFLATCEEFGAGKRLSSWFSQYIAQNLQLARVQPKQYQPEMMANRGKTKHDQRA
- the LOC120956573 gene encoding cytochrome b5-related protein-like isoform X3 yields the protein MKLAAKQTAYERNVMAESFEGKSSHISANQAAVPSYATDITHRYPTFRDEPFKTVHNWLDGKRYDDGAEGLWRINDDLYDLEDFAHTYPGGTEWIQLTKGTDITEAFETHHISRRAELMLPKFYVRRATQPRNCRLTFHEHGFYRTLKQRIREQLGRVNPAPKERSRQIVDGLIVCVMLTAYLAVRLESFAIGIVCAICVNATVIAAHNFLHQRDNWRMYAFNIAFLSYREWRVSHAISHHLFPNSVLDMEISSFEPFLCYLPWADLKNSFQRYGSWFYGPFIYGSIFLSEYLKRLMDSFSQGKNRFHLDDLIPFLLPAFMYATNPERIGVIFQLWLFVVLMASFFFGLIGLSAGHHHPKALHSGDLFPNDMDFGLYQMATIVERRGVEGSLLKVLTTFGDHYLHHLFPTLDHAILPQLNDVFLATCEEFGAGKRLSSWFSQYIAQNLQLARVQPKQYQPEMMANRGKTKHDQRA
- the LOC120956573 gene encoding cytochrome b5-related protein-like isoform X2, translating into MASASKFTTAYERNVMAESFEGKSSHISANQAAVPSYATDITHRYPTFRDEPFKTVHNWLDGKRYDDGAEGLWRINDDLYDLEDFAHTYPGGTEWIQLTKGTDITEAFETHHISRRAELMLPKFYVRRATQPRNCRLTFHEHGFYRTLKQRIREQLGRVNPAPKERSRQIVDGLIVCVMLTAYLAVRLESFAIGIVCAICVNATVIAAHNFLHQRDNWRMYAFNIAFLSYREWRVSHAISHHLFPNSVLDMEISSFEPFLCYLPWADLKNSFQRYGSWFYGPFIYGSIFLSEYLKRLMDSFSQGKNRFHLDDLIPFLLPAFMYATNPERIGVIFQLWLFVVLMASFFFGLIGLSAGHHHPKALHSGDLFPNDMDFGLYQMATIVERRGVEGSLLKVLTTFGDHYLHHLFPTLDHAILPQLNDVFLATCEEFGAGKRLSSWFSQYIAQNLQLARVQPKQYQPEMMANRGKTKHDQRA
- the LOC120956573 gene encoding cytochrome b5-related protein-like isoform X1, with amino-acid sequence MVECGPQIRLQQCYRRTRSVWTCLTAYERNVMAESFEGKSSHISANQAAVPSYATDITHRYPTFRDEPFKTVHNWLDGKRYDDGAEGLWRINDDLYDLEDFAHTYPGGTEWIQLTKGTDITEAFETHHISRRAELMLPKFYVRRATQPRNCRLTFHEHGFYRTLKQRIREQLGRVNPAPKERSRQIVDGLIVCVMLTAYLAVRLESFAIGIVCAICVNATVIAAHNFLHQRDNWRMYAFNIAFLSYREWRVSHAISHHLFPNSVLDMEISSFEPFLCYLPWADLKNSFQRYGSWFYGPFIYGSIFLSEYLKRLMDSFSQGKNRFHLDDLIPFLLPAFMYATNPERIGVIFQLWLFVVLMASFFFGLIGLSAGHHHPKALHSGDLFPNDMDFGLYQMATIVERRGVEGSLLKVLTTFGDHYLHHLFPTLDHAILPQLNDVFLATCEEFGAGKRLSSWFSQYIAQNLQLARVQPKQYQPEMMANRGKTKHDQRA